The Fundulus heteroclitus isolate FHET01 unplaced genomic scaffold, MU-UCD_Fhet_4.1 scaffold_44, whole genome shotgun sequence genome includes a region encoding these proteins:
- the LOC105915338 gene encoding gastrula zinc finger protein XlCGF57.1, translated as MWRQQVKQRLDAAEEQRHHILDAAFSPQHLLHTSDVRHSSSLKEDAPDADLQDPELVQIKEEEEELMATRLSVSPVPVKSEDEEDKPPFSLHHDQTELGDLPSNSSADQIKTDEEDGEGGESCRNQDLNTHGDMSNSSDTEVSEEEEEDDDDDEDYSDSQLKPLSDSEAETEESEEYCEESSAAKSAGNARSKPWICAECGKRFTSKRSLQSHMACHSKSEMKTQKDQKSFSCDICGKNFKRKSHLNLHTIIHTGEKPFGCDVCGQKFGRKSHLNRHMTIHSGEKPFECDKCTRKFSSKCRLNSHQRVHSDEKPYGCDFCEQRFKDKSAANRHMKAHESPGEEHIKEKQFGCDQCSKRFASKSCLNSHLRIHTGEKPFVCDLCGQRFFYKANLKAHLRIHTGEKPYSCDVCGQDFRSKSHLNTHKTIHTGERPLNCDVCGQRFSRKSHLTRHMKVHTGEKPFGCVQCSKRFTNKTDLTFHLRIHTGEKPYACDFCGKRFVVKSAANKHMRVHSGVKPFGCHLCGQRFTAKPSVKKHMIIHTGEKPFRCDVCGYRFNLKTSLDRHTRIHTGEKPFGCDVCGRHFNRKSTLNTHMKIHKEEKVT; from the exons ATGTGGAGACAGCAGGTCAAGCAGCGActggatgcagcagaggagcagagaCACCACATCCTGGATGCTGCTTTCAGCCCCCAACATCTGCTGCACACATCAG ATGTTCGTCACTCTTCCTCGCTTAAAGAAGATGCTCCTGATGCGGACCTGCAGGACCCAGAACTGGTCCAAataaaggaggaagaggaggaactCATGGCCACCAGGCTCTCAGTGTCGCCTGTTCCTGTGAAGAGTGAGGATGAGGAAGACAAACCTCCGTTCTCTCTTCATCACGACCAAACAGAACTTGGAGATCTGCCAAGCAACAGCTCAGCTGACCAGATAAAAACTGATGAAGAGGACGGCGAAGGAGGAGAATCCTGTAGGAACCAAGATCTGAACACACATGGAGACATGTCCAACTCTTCAGACACTGAAgtcagtgaggaagaggaggaggacgacgacGATGATGAGGACTATTCGGACTCTCAGCTCAAACCCTTGTCGGACTCTGAGGCTGAAACCGAAGAGAGTGAAGAATACTGTGAGGAGAGCAGCGCTGCTAAGTCTGCTGGAAACGCTCGCAGCAAACCTTGGATCTGCGCAGAGTGTGGCAAACGGTTCACTAGCAAGCGCTCCCTTCAGAGCCACATGGCATGCCATTCAAAATCTGAGATGAAAACCCAAAAGGATCAGAAAAGTTTCAGTTGTGACATCTGCGGTAAAAACTTTAAGAGAAAAAGTCATCTGAACCTGCACACAATAATCCACACGGGAGAGAAACCCTTTGGTTGTGATGTTTGTGGACAGAAATTTGGTCGAAAGTCTCatctaaacagacacatgacaATCCACTCTGGAGAGAAACCGTTTGAGTGTGATAAATGCACGAGGAAGTTCTCCAGTAAATGTCGTCTTAACTCCCACCAGAGAGTCCACTCGGACGAGAAACCGTATGGCTGTGACTTCTGTGAACAGAGGTTTAAGGACAAGTCGGCTGCGAACAGGCACATGAAAGCCCACGAAAGCCCAGGAGAGGAGCATATTAAAGAGAAACAGTTTGGGTGTGATCAGTGCAGTAAAAGGTTTGCCAGTAAAAGCTGCTTGAATTCACACctaagaatccatacaggagagaaaccgtTTGTCTGCGATCTTTGCGGACAGAGATTTTTCTATAAGGCAAATCTGAAAGCACATTTAAGGATTCACACTGGTGAGAAACCGTATagttgtgatgtatgtggacaAGATTTTAGatcaaaatcacatttaaacactcACAAGACAATCCACACCGGCGAGAGGCCACTGAACTGTGATGTTTGTGGACAACGCTTTAGCCGTAAGTCGCATTTAACCAGACACATGAAagtccacacaggagagaaaccttttggttgtgTTCAGTGCAGTAAACGGTTCACCAACAAAACAGACCTAACCTTCCACCTGAGAATCCACACTGGAGAGAAACCATATGCCTGTGACTTCTGTGGGAAAAGATTTGTAGTCAAATCGGctgcaaacaaacacatgagagtACATTCAGGAGTGAAGCCTTTTGGCTGCCATCTTTGTGGGCAGAGATTTACAGCCAAGCCCAGTGTTAAGAAACACATGATAATTCACACAGGGGAGAAACCCTTTCGTTGTGATGTCTGTGGGTATAGGTTTAACCTAAAGACAAGTTTAGACAGGCATACGAGAATCCACACTGGAGAAAAACCGTTTGGTTGTGATGTTTGTGGACGACACTTTAACCGCAAGTCCACCTTAAatacacacatgaaaatccacaaAGAAGAGAAAGTTACTTAG
- the timm50 gene encoding mitochondrial import inner membrane translocase subunit TIM50 — MLGSKMSAMFPMCVRASRSLLRSRSGALVASSPQQLLDIIRTLSTEKSPAGTGGATGGLAQAILQERLQQQQQQQSQGQPPPEGEPGEKDGEQAEDRKQKENTAYAKKMLLRLTGLMGLGGAVSLIYVFGTNSVDEQGNRIPDEFDKDPPVVQQLRRTYKYFQDYRQMIIEPTSPKLLPDPLREPYYQPPYTLVLEMTDVLLHPEWSLSIGWRFKKRPGIDYLFQQLAPYYEIVIFTAETGVTAYPLIDSIDPQGFVMYRLFRDATRYMEGHHVKDVSCLNRDTSRVIVVDCKREAFQLQPFNGLALRKWDGNSDDRTLYDLANFLKTIAVSGVDDVRGVLENYALEDDPIEAFKRRQAQLAQEEEQRLAELSLQKKQGLSLGSITSRFWRSKQQ, encoded by the exons ATGCTAGGATCCAAGATGTCCGCGATGTTCCCCATGTGTGTGAGAGCCAGCCGGAGCCTCCTGCGGTCCAGGAGCGGGGCGTTAGTTGCTTCCAGCCCGCAGCAGCTGCTGGATATCATCCGGACTCTCTCCACGGAGAAAAGCCCGGCAGGTACGGGCGGTGCGACGGGAGGGCTAGCCCAGGCTATCCTCCAGGAGAGGctccaacagcagcagcagcagcagagtcaG GGCCAGCCGCCTCCAGAGGGCGAGCCCGGCGAGAAGGACGGCGAGCAGGCGGAGGACAGGAAGCAGAAGGAGAACACGGCCTACGCCAAGAAGATGTTGCTGCGGCTGACGGGCCTCATGGGGCTGGGCGGGGCGGTCAGCCTCATCTACGTGTTCG gcACAAATTCAGTGGATGAGCAAGGAAACAGG ATCCCAGATGAGTTTGACAAAG ATCCTCCCGTCGTCCAGCAGCTGAGGAGAACCTACAAATACTTCCAGGACTACAGACAG ATGATCATCGAGCCGACGAGCCCGAAGCTGCTGCCCGACCCGCTTAGGGAGCCGTACTACCAGCCGCCCTACACGCTGGTTCTGGAGATGACGGACGTGCTGCTGCACCCGGAGTGGTCG CTCTCCATCGGGTGGCGCTTTAAGAAGCGGCCGGGCATCGACTACCTGTTCCAGCAGCTGGCGCCGTACTACGAGATCGTCATCTTCACGGCTGAGACCGGCGTG ACGGCGTACCCGCTGATCGACAGCATCGACCCGCAGGGCTTCGTCATGTACCGCCTCTTCAGAGACGCCACGCGCTACATGGAGGGTCATCACGTCAAG GACGTGTCGTGTCTGAACCGGGACACCAGCAGGGTGATCGTGGTGGACTGTAAGCGGGAGGCCTTCCAGCTGCAGCCCTTCAACGGCCTGGCGCTCAGGAAGTGGGACGGCAACTCTGACGACCGCACGCTCTACGACCTCGCCAACTTCCTCAAGA cCATCGCTGTGAGCGGCGTGGACGACGTCCGCGGCGTTCTGGAGAACTACGCTCTGGAGGACGACCCCATCGAGGCCTTCAAGCGGCGGCAGGCTCAGCTGGCTCAG gaggaggagcagcgtCTGGCTGAACTGTCCCTGCAGAAGAAGCAGGGACTCTCTCTGGGCTCCATCACGTCGCGGTTCTGGCGCTCCAAGCAGCAGTGA